A single region of the Arthrobacter sp. zg-Y820 genome encodes:
- a CDS encoding transglycosylase domain-containing protein, whose translation MLARLGTSGRLVLFLAVSVLCGALVAGIFVPATAVAASGANQIFDSLEDLPDELETGPLDEGSKIYSADGKLIATFYAENRIPVTLDKISPSMQDAIIAIEDNRFYEHGGVDAKGIARALASNMTKDSTQGASTLTMQYVNNVLIDQGVAEGKSADELTVSGTKNITDKVREAKLSLAVEKEFSKDEILEGYLNIVLFSGRTYGVEAAAQTFFGIPSANLNIAQSAMLAGMVQSPNNFNPMTNPEATRDRRDAVLAAMLRYDKITQQEHDDAVASDLQLNPQPAARSGCVGAEMAEYFCSYVQQVVLASDEFGVDETARAKLLARGGLTITTTLDSRLQEQAQAQIEAQVPTGDPSGAGSAMVSVEPGTGKILAMAQNTNYTPEEGSGNTQLNFNVDSDMGGTAYGFQPGSTMKPFTTVAWLENGGSIDDVIDASRTSYPAGYDWSASCLPEDAYFDEWKFKNAQEGYERSMTVGEGLTWSTNTATVAQASQLDLCDIGDVATRMGVHRAVDGEPLEVNNPSFVLGGQEVAPMTMAAAYATFASGGEYCEPIALTQVSNSRGKSFEVPEEQCTRAMSEEVAKEVSEPLQKLVESGPGAISPLGVPAAAKTGTTDISEQTWTVGYTQGISTASWVGNWTSYSSLNDLPINGVARSYVDGSTIAGAQWTEYMRSVARLYPTGELTDPNRKSAPAPDAKPENESAPEKEQDNAEPSPADDEPGEAADS comes from the coding sequence ATGCTGGCCAGACTCGGCACCTCCGGCCGGCTGGTGTTGTTTCTGGCCGTCAGCGTCCTCTGCGGTGCCCTCGTCGCCGGGATTTTCGTTCCCGCGACAGCGGTGGCAGCCTCCGGCGCCAACCAGATTTTCGACAGCCTCGAGGACCTGCCGGACGAGCTCGAAACCGGCCCGCTCGACGAGGGGTCCAAGATCTACTCGGCCGACGGAAAGCTGATCGCCACCTTCTACGCGGAAAACCGGATCCCGGTGACGCTGGACAAAATCTCCCCGTCGATGCAGGACGCAATCATCGCGATCGAGGATAACCGCTTTTACGAGCACGGGGGAGTGGACGCCAAAGGCATCGCCCGCGCCTTGGCCTCCAACATGACCAAGGACAGCACCCAGGGTGCCTCCACCTTGACGATGCAGTACGTCAACAACGTCCTGATCGACCAGGGCGTCGCCGAAGGCAAGAGCGCCGACGAGCTCACGGTCAGCGGAACCAAGAACATCACCGACAAGGTCCGTGAAGCCAAGCTGTCCCTCGCCGTCGAAAAGGAATTCTCCAAGGATGAAATCCTCGAGGGGTACCTGAATATTGTGCTGTTCAGCGGCCGTACCTACGGCGTCGAAGCGGCAGCGCAGACCTTCTTCGGCATTCCCTCCGCAAACCTGAACATCGCCCAGTCGGCAATGCTCGCCGGGATGGTCCAGTCGCCGAACAACTTCAACCCGATGACAAATCCCGAGGCAACGCGGGACCGCCGGGACGCTGTTCTGGCTGCCATGCTCCGCTACGACAAAATCACGCAGCAGGAACACGACGACGCCGTCGCCTCCGACCTGCAGCTCAACCCGCAGCCCGCGGCACGTTCCGGCTGCGTGGGAGCTGAAATGGCCGAATACTTCTGCAGCTATGTGCAACAGGTTGTGTTGGCCTCCGATGAGTTCGGGGTGGACGAAACGGCCCGCGCCAAGCTTCTGGCCCGCGGTGGCCTGACCATCACCACCACTCTGGATTCCCGGCTTCAGGAACAGGCCCAGGCGCAGATCGAGGCGCAGGTTCCGACCGGCGACCCCTCGGGTGCGGGTTCCGCGATGGTGTCCGTGGAGCCCGGAACGGGCAAGATCCTGGCCATGGCCCAGAACACGAACTACACGCCTGAAGAAGGCAGCGGAAACACGCAGCTGAACTTCAACGTTGACTCCGACATGGGCGGCACCGCGTACGGCTTCCAACCGGGATCCACGATGAAGCCCTTCACCACCGTTGCTTGGCTGGAGAACGGCGGCAGCATCGACGACGTCATCGATGCGTCCCGGACCAGCTACCCGGCCGGATACGACTGGTCCGCCAGCTGCCTGCCCGAAGACGCCTACTTTGACGAGTGGAAGTTCAAGAACGCCCAAGAGGGCTATGAACGCAGCATGACCGTGGGCGAGGGGCTGACCTGGTCCACCAACACGGCAACAGTGGCGCAGGCCTCCCAGCTGGACCTGTGCGACATCGGCGACGTCGCCACCCGCATGGGCGTGCACCGGGCGGTCGACGGCGAACCGCTGGAGGTCAACAATCCCTCCTTCGTCCTGGGCGGCCAGGAAGTGGCTCCCATGACCATGGCGGCTGCCTACGCAACGTTTGCCAGCGGGGGCGAGTACTGCGAACCCATCGCGCTGACGCAGGTATCCAATTCCCGGGGCAAGTCCTTTGAAGTACCCGAGGAACAGTGCACCCGTGCAATGTCCGAGGAGGTCGCCAAGGAGGTCTCGGAGCCGCTCCAGAAACTTGTGGAGAGCGGACCGGGCGCCATTTCACCGCTGGGTGTCCCCGCAGCGGCGAAAACCGGCACCACGGACATTTCCGAACAGACCTGGACCGTCGGCTACACCCAGGGCATCTCGACTGCTTCCTGGGTAGGCAACTGGACGTCCTACTCTTCGTTGAACGACCTGCCAATCAACGGCGTGGCGCGCAGCTACGTGGACGGCTCCACCATTGCCGGCGCGCAGTGGACCGAATACATGCGCTCCGTTGCGAGGCTGTATCCAACGGGCGAACTGACGGATCCCAACCGCAAGTCGGCTCCGGCTCCCGACGCCAAGCCGGAGAACGAATCGGCACCCGAAAAGGAACAGGACAACGCCGAGCCCTCACCGGCCGACGACGAACCCGGCGAAGCCGCCGACTCCTAA
- a CDS encoding amidase — protein sequence MTDLHYLDASSALRLFRAKELSPVELLSAVIARTEEINGSPGAGGSINAVTETLFDEAMSAAREAAAKYQTGHGLTPLLGLPVAAKEKHGLRGRTLSQGLVAHRNKVAQDDHPVIGRIRGAGGIIHLRTTTPEYSCATVTHSPLWGVTRNPWNPRFSPGGSSGGSAAALAAGFAPLATASDIAGSTRLPASFTGTVGYKAPYGRIPGLAPLSADFYRGDGPMARTVADAALLANVMAGQHAGDHASLASGDPIELPAEGAAAESVAGMRIALCLRLGNYPVAADVEANTRAVAAALQAAGAVVEEITLPWTSEEISRTMFTHFGYLLGPAMEAETAGSTDLLADYTRRFMADARQAAADRSFLNGITAETRIQGELAAAMAGFDALICPASAVASLDADGMYLDGIAAEGLHLEHYWQGHMTGVFNIANRCPVLAVPSGMADCGIPTGVQIVGHPFDDGAVFTVGAAVEALRPWRNHRPEPVGATALSRGRQVP from the coding sequence ATGACCGATCTGCACTACCTGGATGCGTCCTCCGCGCTGCGCCTGTTTCGTGCCAAAGAGCTGTCGCCGGTCGAGCTGCTTTCGGCGGTCATCGCCAGGACGGAGGAAATCAACGGCTCCCCGGGTGCCGGCGGGTCGATCAATGCCGTCACCGAAACCCTGTTCGATGAAGCGATGTCCGCCGCACGCGAAGCCGCTGCCAAGTATCAAACGGGGCACGGCCTGACTCCGCTGCTGGGGCTGCCGGTGGCAGCGAAGGAAAAGCACGGCCTGCGGGGCCGCACCCTCTCGCAGGGACTGGTGGCCCATCGGAACAAGGTGGCGCAGGACGACCACCCGGTGATCGGCAGGATCCGCGGCGCCGGGGGCATCATCCACCTGCGCACGACGACGCCGGAATACAGTTGCGCCACCGTCACCCACAGTCCGCTGTGGGGCGTCACCCGCAATCCCTGGAACCCCCGCTTCTCGCCGGGCGGGTCCTCGGGCGGCTCGGCCGCGGCCCTGGCTGCGGGGTTTGCGCCGTTGGCCACTGCCTCGGACATCGCCGGCTCCACCCGGCTGCCGGCGTCGTTCACTGGGACGGTCGGCTACAAAGCGCCGTACGGCAGGATTCCCGGGCTCGCTCCGCTCTCCGCCGACTTCTACCGGGGCGACGGCCCCATGGCCCGCACCGTCGCTGACGCTGCGCTGCTGGCGAATGTGATGGCTGGCCAGCACGCCGGGGACCATGCCTCGCTCGCGTCCGGCGATCCGATCGAATTGCCGGCGGAAGGCGCGGCTGCGGAGTCGGTTGCCGGCATGCGCATCGCCCTCTGCCTCCGGCTGGGCAACTACCCGGTGGCAGCCGATGTGGAAGCCAATACGCGTGCCGTTGCGGCCGCCCTGCAGGCCGCGGGTGCCGTGGTGGAGGAGATAACCCTGCCGTGGACCTCCGAGGAAATCAGCCGCACCATGTTCACCCATTTCGGCTATCTGCTGGGGCCGGCCATGGAGGCGGAGACCGCCGGCTCCACTGACCTGCTGGCCGACTACACGCGGCGCTTCATGGCGGATGCGCGCCAAGCCGCGGCGGACCGCAGCTTCTTGAACGGCATCACCGCGGAAACCCGCATCCAAGGCGAGCTTGCCGCCGCCATGGCCGGCTTTGACGCCCTGATCTGTCCGGCTTCCGCCGTGGCCTCGCTCGACGCCGACGGGATGTACCTGGACGGCATCGCAGCAGAGGGCCTCCACCTGGAGCACTATTGGCAGGGCCACATGACCGGCGTCTTCAACATCGCGAACCGGTGCCCGGTGTTGGCCGTTCCCAGCGGGATGGCCGACTGCGGCATTCCCACCGGCGTCCAGATTGTTGGCCATCCCTTTGATGACGGCGCCGTGTTTACCGTCGGTGCGGCGGTGGAGGCGCTGCGGCCCTGGCGGAACCACCGCCCGGAGCCGGTCGGCGCTACAGCGTTGTCTCGGGGCCGGCAGGTTCCGTAA
- a CDS encoding M20 family metallo-hydrolase, translating into MTSASFLSDFHAVAAIGATPNNGVDRQAATAEDALTRDWFAAWVQEAGWELRVDSIGNMFALLEWTPGAPFVIIGSHLDSQPLGGRFDGAYGVIAALHAARRISADVDAGGELPRFNLAVVNWFNEEGGRFAPSIMGSSVYAGLLSRDQMLAVTDLQGTSVSEALEGIGYLGTAEAPPAAGYAEIHIEQGRILEREGISIGVVDSSWYTQKLDIEVLGEQSHTGATAMADRHDALVAASRIILMVHDVTEEFADEALVSSVGQLTLEPNSPIVVARRVHLIADLRSGDPEVVKAARAKLIGDIDALARKYDIKVNVKDFDIRPIRRFPQEGLELAEQVAAGLGLSSRRIQTMAGHDSVAMNTVAPSVMLFIPSVDGVSHCEREFTTDEDMVLGLDMLTGVTRELISGALANSATGSSDAVNSALPGADAENAAALPGAVRA; encoded by the coding sequence ATGACGTCAGCATCATTCCTCTCCGACTTCCATGCCGTCGCCGCCATCGGCGCCACGCCCAACAACGGGGTGGACCGCCAGGCCGCCACCGCGGAGGACGCCCTGACCCGTGACTGGTTCGCTGCCTGGGTGCAGGAGGCCGGCTGGGAACTCCGGGTCGACAGCATCGGCAATATGTTTGCGCTGCTCGAATGGACCCCGGGCGCACCCTTTGTGATCATCGGGTCCCATCTGGACAGCCAGCCCCTGGGCGGCCGCTTCGACGGAGCCTACGGTGTCATTGCTGCGCTCCACGCGGCCCGGCGAATCAGCGCCGACGTCGATGCCGGCGGCGAGCTGCCGCGGTTCAACCTGGCGGTGGTGAACTGGTTCAACGAAGAGGGCGGCCGCTTCGCCCCGAGCATCATGGGCAGCTCGGTTTACGCCGGCCTGCTGTCCCGCGACCAGATGCTGGCTGTGACCGACCTGCAGGGCACCTCGGTCTCCGAGGCACTTGAAGGCATCGGGTACCTGGGCACGGCGGAAGCGCCCCCAGCGGCCGGTTATGCGGAGATCCACATCGAACAGGGCCGGATCCTGGAACGTGAAGGCATCTCCATCGGCGTGGTGGACAGCAGCTGGTACACGCAGAAACTCGATATTGAAGTGCTCGGTGAACAGTCCCACACCGGCGCCACAGCCATGGCGGACCGGCACGACGCCCTGGTGGCCGCCTCGCGAATCATCCTCATGGTGCACGACGTCACCGAGGAGTTCGCCGACGAGGCCCTCGTCTCCTCGGTCGGCCAGCTGACCCTGGAACCCAACTCCCCCATCGTCGTGGCCCGCAGGGTGCATCTCATCGCCGACCTGCGCTCCGGCGACCCGGAGGTCGTGAAGGCGGCCCGTGCCAAGCTGATCGGCGACATCGATGCACTGGCCCGCAAATACGACATCAAGGTCAACGTCAAGGACTTCGATATCCGCCCCATCCGCCGGTTCCCGCAGGAAGGGCTCGAGCTGGCGGAGCAGGTCGCGGCAGGGCTGGGACTGTCCTCGCGGCGGATCCAGACCATGGCCGGCCACGATTCCGTCGCCATGAACACCGTTGCGCCGTCGGTCATGCTGTTCATTCCGAGCGTGGACGGCGTCTCGCACTGCGAACGTGAATTCACCACAGACGAGGACATGGTCCTGGGCCTGGACATGCTGACCGGTGTCACCCGCGAACTGATCTCCGGCGCCCTGGCGAACTCGGCCACCGGCTCATCCGACGCGGTGAATTCCGCGCTGCCGGGAGCCGACGCCGAGAATGCCGCCGCGCTGCCGGGAGCCGTCCGGGCATGA
- a CDS encoding MFS transporter — protein MTIHDSTAEQPGSGTVGTAPATQVPAPGPTRTPGTTRMQKRVLLGGSIGQFIEFYDFTLYGLTAVTLSQLFFPGSNPIAAMLATFATFGVAFVVRPLGGLFFGVLGDRIGRRRVLSITLIAIGGATALMGMLPTYAQIGAWAPALLVLCRLIQGFSAGGESVGAPSFVFEHAPVNKRGFWLNITIAATALPSVVAGTMILILSQSMTDESFESWGWRLPFLLALPLAMFGVWIRSRTVESEAFKDAKAAQPKEFSPVQEALRENTLRMVQVIFVMGLTAMGFYFLSAYFVSYVQTAGQLSREQSLMVNAAALALYAVLLPVGGRIGDRVGRKPMLIAGSAALAALSVPSFMLVTSGSLPLALAGQSLFVVALCIYGGGCYTFFVEIFTTRTRFTSAAISYNGAYAIFGGTAPFIGTALVGGTGVAHAPGFYMAAASAVVFLLIVFTKVPETRGRMG, from the coding sequence ATGACAATCCACGACAGCACAGCGGAACAGCCGGGATCGGGGACGGTCGGTACAGCTCCGGCCACACAGGTCCCGGCGCCGGGACCCACCAGAACGCCGGGAACCACCAGGATGCAGAAGCGGGTCCTGCTCGGCGGAAGCATCGGACAGTTCATCGAGTTCTACGACTTCACCCTCTACGGCCTCACCGCCGTCACCCTGTCGCAGCTGTTCTTCCCCGGCAGCAACCCCATCGCCGCGATGCTCGCCACGTTCGCCACCTTCGGCGTCGCCTTTGTGGTCCGCCCGCTCGGCGGCCTCTTCTTCGGTGTCCTGGGAGACCGCATCGGGCGGCGCAGGGTCCTGAGCATCACGCTGATCGCCATCGGCGGAGCAACTGCCCTGATGGGCATGCTTCCCACCTACGCGCAGATCGGCGCCTGGGCGCCGGCGCTGCTGGTCCTGTGCCGGCTGATCCAGGGCTTCTCCGCCGGCGGAGAATCCGTGGGGGCGCCGTCGTTTGTCTTCGAACACGCGCCCGTCAACAAACGCGGCTTCTGGCTCAACATCACCATCGCCGCCACCGCTCTTCCCTCCGTGGTGGCCGGAACAATGATCCTCATCCTCAGCCAGTCCATGACCGACGAATCCTTCGAATCCTGGGGGTGGCGCCTGCCGTTCCTGCTCGCGCTTCCGCTCGCCATGTTCGGCGTCTGGATCCGCAGCCGCACCGTGGAAAGCGAAGCCTTCAAGGACGCTAAAGCGGCTCAGCCCAAGGAATTCAGCCCGGTGCAGGAAGCACTGCGCGAGAACACGCTCCGCATGGTCCAGGTCATCTTCGTGATGGGCCTGACGGCGATGGGTTTCTACTTCCTGTCCGCCTACTTTGTCTCCTACGTTCAAACCGCCGGCCAGCTCAGCCGCGAGCAGTCCCTGATGGTCAACGCCGCCGCCCTGGCGCTCTACGCCGTCCTGCTGCCGGTCGGCGGGCGGATCGGCGACCGCGTTGGCCGCAAGCCGATGCTCATCGCCGGCTCCGCGGCGCTGGCTGCACTCTCGGTGCCCAGCTTCATGCTGGTCACCAGCGGCAGCCTGCCGCTGGCCCTTGCCGGGCAGTCCCTCTTTGTGGTGGCCCTCTGCATCTACGGCGGCGGCTGCTACACGTTCTTTGTGGAGATCTTCACGACCCGGACCCGGTTCACGTCGGCGGCAATCAGTTACAACGGCGCCTACGCGATCTTCGGCGGCACGGCTCCGTTCATCGGCACGGCGCTCGTCGGAGGCACCGGAGTAGCGCATGCACCGGGCTTCTACATGGCTGCCGCGTCCGCCGTCGTCTTCCTCCTGATCGTCTTCACCAAGGTTCCCGAAACCCGCGGCCGGATGGGCTGA
- a CDS encoding LysR family transcriptional regulator — MPKPFTLTQLRYFAVVAEVENMTAAAERLRITQSALSTAITQLEASLATQLFVRLARGLRLTPAGRQLAGDVGVFLEHADSLYESARGLAASVVGELKVGVFSPLAPFRLPAILQSFERQHPGVAVSILETDLAGLQTALREGQCDVALTYGLGLGPGFTTRVLERVPPHVLVHAGHPAATRPERSVALRELAGEPSVVLDLPHSREYYEQLYTLAGLVPNVRHRFAGYETVRSFVAKGHGYAVLNQRLHSDLTYSGGQVAVLTLTDDFPPIEVMLVRSDGVQPTRRTLAFEETCLRLYGASGQ; from the coding sequence GTGCCGAAACCCTTCACACTGACCCAGCTGAGGTATTTCGCCGTGGTGGCGGAGGTGGAAAACATGACGGCGGCCGCCGAGCGTCTGCGCATCACGCAGTCCGCCCTGTCCACAGCCATAACCCAGCTCGAAGCCAGCCTCGCCACCCAGCTGTTTGTGCGTCTGGCGCGGGGCCTGCGGCTGACACCGGCCGGCCGGCAACTGGCCGGGGATGTCGGGGTCTTCCTGGAACACGCCGACTCGCTCTATGAGTCGGCCCGGGGACTTGCCGCCAGCGTTGTCGGTGAACTGAAGGTTGGGGTGTTCTCACCGCTGGCTCCTTTTCGGCTTCCGGCCATCCTCCAGTCCTTTGAGCGCCAGCATCCCGGAGTGGCTGTCTCGATTCTGGAAACGGACCTGGCCGGGCTGCAGACCGCCCTGCGGGAAGGACAGTGCGACGTTGCGCTGACCTACGGCCTAGGCCTAGGTCCCGGCTTCACCACCAGGGTGCTGGAGCGTGTGCCGCCGCATGTGCTGGTCCACGCGGGACATCCCGCCGCCACCCGGCCGGAGCGGAGCGTCGCCCTCCGGGAATTGGCCGGTGAGCCGTCGGTGGTGCTTGACCTCCCCCACAGCAGGGAATACTACGAGCAGCTCTACACCCTTGCCGGACTGGTGCCCAACGTCCGGCACCGCTTCGCCGGATATGAAACCGTCCGGTCATTCGTGGCCAAGGGACACGGCTACGCTGTGCTGAACCAGCGGCTGCACAGTGACCTGACCTATTCCGGCGGCCAGGTGGCGGTGCTCACCCTGACCGATGACTTCCCGCCCATCGAAGTAATGCTGGTCCGTTCCGACGGCGTGCAGCCAACCCGCCGCACCCTGGCCTTTGAAGAAACCTGCCTCCGGCTTTACGGCGCATCCGGGCAGTAA
- a CDS encoding PucR family transcriptional regulator, whose translation MLPTVRSVLDLPVLRDAAPRILGPGPENTALDNPVRWVHVSEVLDVSGLLSGGELVLTTGLELEKDPGRTASFLRSLQDAGASGLIMEAVGDRQRSLDALHLAALTADLPVVVVRHRVRFVQITEIVHRLIVAEQLSRVERARAVHEAFTLLSLESAGTQQVVEQAAAMIGAPVVLEDLSHLVLAYAARQLETAVLLEDWERRSRTTHSAAETSRTGDGAWLQTPVGVRGQVWGRLVVPVPLDDDDAAAMVLERAAQTLAINRLAERDRHDLNQQAQAGLLNALRQPRGLGEGEAQTRAAALGLRRSPFYLPVVFRSGSPSGFQGAAPTSGKPSGDPLAGQQEERALLEQLARVLKTLPCTAISAVIRSGSVGMLLALSSQQLEDEVLTALAGALALAAEDGPEAPAAGHWTIGVGHWTIGVGRLQASLLEAAAGIDEAAHVAETAATLPGQDRLFHRATDIRLRGLLALLRKDPRVQQFVESELHGVLQAEARGEHGYLEMLGQFLESGGNKTALARSSYLSRPTLYARLSRLEELLSVDLDDAESRTSLHVALLVYRLRAL comes from the coding sequence ATGCTGCCCACAGTTCGGTCCGTTCTGGACCTCCCCGTCCTGCGCGACGCCGCGCCGCGGATCCTCGGACCGGGCCCGGAAAACACCGCCCTGGACAATCCGGTGCGCTGGGTCCATGTCAGCGAGGTCCTTGATGTCTCCGGGCTGCTGTCCGGCGGAGAGCTGGTGCTCACCACGGGCCTGGAACTGGAGAAGGATCCCGGCCGGACCGCCTCGTTTCTGCGGTCGCTGCAGGACGCCGGGGCATCCGGCCTCATCATGGAGGCCGTTGGCGACCGGCAGCGCAGCCTGGATGCCCTGCACCTGGCGGCGCTGACCGCGGACCTGCCCGTCGTCGTCGTCCGGCACCGGGTGCGTTTTGTCCAGATCACCGAAATTGTGCACCGGCTCATCGTGGCCGAGCAGCTGAGCCGGGTGGAGCGTGCCCGCGCCGTGCATGAAGCGTTCACGCTGCTCAGCTTGGAAAGCGCGGGAACGCAGCAGGTGGTGGAGCAGGCCGCGGCCATGATTGGCGCTCCGGTGGTGCTGGAGGACCTCTCGCACCTGGTCCTGGCGTATGCGGCCCGGCAGCTGGAGACCGCAGTGCTGCTGGAAGACTGGGAACGCCGGTCGCGGACCACGCATTCCGCGGCCGAAACGTCCCGGACGGGCGACGGCGCCTGGCTTCAGACTCCGGTTGGCGTGCGGGGCCAGGTATGGGGGCGGCTGGTGGTTCCGGTGCCGCTGGACGACGACGACGCGGCCGCCATGGTGCTCGAACGCGCCGCCCAGACCCTGGCCATCAACCGGCTCGCGGAACGGGACCGGCATGACCTGAACCAGCAGGCACAGGCCGGGCTCCTGAATGCACTGCGTCAGCCCCGCGGCCTGGGTGAGGGCGAGGCCCAGACCCGGGCTGCTGCGCTGGGCCTGCGGCGCTCGCCCTTCTACCTTCCGGTTGTCTTCCGCAGCGGCTCACCGTCCGGTTTTCAGGGTGCCGCGCCGACGTCTGGAAAACCGTCCGGCGACCCGCTAGCCGGGCAGCAGGAGGAACGTGCCCTGCTCGAGCAGCTCGCCCGCGTCCTCAAGACCCTTCCCTGCACTGCCATCAGTGCCGTCATCCGGTCCGGCTCCGTGGGCATGCTGCTGGCCCTTTCCTCGCAGCAGCTGGAGGACGAGGTGCTGACCGCGCTCGCCGGCGCACTGGCCCTGGCGGCGGAGGACGGGCCGGAGGCTCCGGCCGCCGGACACTGGACCATCGGCGTCGGGCACTGGACCATTGGCGTCGGACGCCTGCAAGCCTCCCTGCTGGAAGCTGCGGCAGGCATCGATGAAGCGGCGCACGTCGCTGAAACCGCTGCGACGCTGCCCGGACAGGACCGGCTTTTCCATCGGGCCACGGATATCCGGCTGCGGGGGCTCCTGGCCCTGCTCCGCAAGGACCCGCGTGTCCAGCAGTTCGTCGAGTCCGAGCTGCACGGGGTCCTGCAGGCCGAGGCCCGGGGCGAGCACGGCTATCTGGAGATGCTCGGGCAGTTTCTGGAGTCCGGCGGCAACAAGACCGCACTGGCCCGGAGCAGTTACCTCAGCCGGCCGACGCTATACGCCCGGCTCAGCCGGCTGGAGGAACTGCTCTCAGTGGACCTGGACGACGCCGAGTCCCGGACGTCGCTGCACGTCGCCCTGCTCGTTTACCGGCTGCGTGCCCTGTGA
- a CDS encoding CoA-acylating methylmalonate-semialdehyde dehydrogenase produces MDSIKHWINGSYVPAGSNTAPVTNPATGKVTGQVSLATREEGAAAVAAAAAAFPGWRDTSLARRTQILFAFRELLNARKGELAAILTAEHGKVLNDALGEVSRGQEVVEFACGIPHLLKGSFTENASTSVDVHSVRQALGPVAIISPFNFPAMVPMWFFPIALAAGNTVVLKPSEKDPSAANWLAELWKEAGLPDGVFNVLHGDKVAVDTLLTHPGIKAVSFVGSTPIAKYVYETATANGKRVQALGGAKNHMIVLPDADLDLAADAAVNAGFGSAGERCMAISALLAVGNIADELVAKIAERTRELRTGDGSRNCDMGPLVTAAHRDKVAGYVDAGEAAGATLVVDGRTVTPDAEGDGFFVGPTLFDNVAPEMSIYRDEIFGPVLSVVRVDSYEQALHLINTNPYGNGTAIFTNDGGAARRFENEVEVGMVGINVPVPVPMAYYSFGGWKNSLFGDTHAHGTEGVGFFTRGKVVTTRWLDPSHGGINLGFPQNA; encoded by the coding sequence TTGGACAGCATCAAGCACTGGATCAACGGCAGCTACGTTCCGGCCGGGTCGAACACGGCGCCGGTCACCAATCCGGCCACGGGCAAGGTCACCGGCCAGGTGTCCCTGGCCACCCGCGAAGAGGGCGCTGCCGCTGTCGCCGCGGCTGCGGCAGCCTTTCCCGGCTGGCGGGACACCTCCCTGGCCCGGCGGACGCAGATCCTCTTCGCCTTCCGCGAGCTCCTCAACGCCCGCAAGGGCGAGCTGGCCGCCATCCTGACGGCCGAACACGGCAAGGTGCTCAACGACGCCCTGGGTGAAGTGAGCCGCGGCCAGGAAGTGGTGGAATTTGCCTGCGGCATCCCGCACCTGCTGAAGGGCAGTTTCACCGAAAACGCTTCCACCAGCGTGGACGTGCATTCCGTTCGCCAGGCGCTGGGGCCGGTTGCGATCATCAGTCCCTTCAACTTCCCGGCCATGGTTCCCATGTGGTTCTTCCCCATTGCCCTGGCCGCCGGCAACACAGTGGTCCTGAAACCGAGCGAAAAGGACCCGAGCGCAGCCAATTGGCTGGCCGAGCTGTGGAAGGAAGCTGGACTGCCGGACGGCGTCTTCAACGTCCTGCACGGCGACAAGGTGGCGGTGGACACGCTCCTTACCCACCCGGGCATCAAGGCCGTTTCCTTCGTCGGGTCGACGCCGATTGCCAAGTACGTGTATGAAACGGCAACAGCCAACGGCAAGCGGGTCCAGGCACTGGGCGGCGCCAAGAACCACATGATCGTCCTGCCCGACGCCGATCTGGACCTCGCCGCCGACGCGGCCGTCAACGCTGGCTTCGGCTCCGCCGGCGAGCGCTGCATGGCCATCTCGGCGCTGCTCGCGGTGGGAAACATCGCCGATGAGCTGGTGGCCAAGATCGCCGAGCGCACCAGGGAACTCCGCACCGGGGACGGCAGCCGCAACTGCGACATGGGGCCCCTGGTGACGGCGGCCCACCGGGACAAGGTGGCGGGTTACGTCGACGCCGGCGAGGCAGCCGGCGCCACCCTCGTAGTGGACGGCCGCACCGTCACTCCGGACGCCGAGGGCGACGGTTTCTTCGTTGGCCCCACGCTGTTCGACAACGTCGCACCGGAGATGTCGATCTACCGGGATGAGATCTTCGGACCGGTCCTGTCGGTGGTCCGCGTGGACAGCTATGAGCAGGCGCTGCACCTGATCAACACCAACCCGTACGGCAACGGCACCGCGATTTTCACCAACGACGGCGGAGCGGCCCGCCGGTTCGAGAACGAGGTGGAGGTGGGCATGGTCGGCATCAATGTCCCGGTCCCCGTTCCCATGGCCTACTATTCCTTCGGTGGGTGGAAGAACTCACTTTTCGGCGACACCCATGCCCACGGAACCGAAGGCGTTGGCTTCTTCACCCGGGGCAAGGTGGTCACCACCCGTTGGCTGGATCCGAGCCACGGCGGAATCAACCTCGGCTTCCCGCAGAACGCCTGA